The following proteins come from a genomic window of Metarhizium brunneum chromosome 2, complete sequence:
- the tropI_1 gene encoding Hydrolase tropI produces the protein MASNPPARCCSLGSLFEGKPTGKLTKIDNKIDAYVATPPEGKARNGYGILYLPDVIGIWQNSQLMADLFAEQGYVTVVLDLFNGDPVKLNDKPAGFDIMTWLKEGTDGNNPHTVPYVDPIVEAGIKYIKGLGVTKLGAVGYCFGAKYLVRHYKNGIDVGFVAHPSFVEEDELAAIGGPLSIAAAETDSIFPSDKRHKSEVILKATKKPYQINLFSGVEHGFAVRADLKVKVQRFAREQAFLQAVAWFENYLLEDQ, from the exons ATGGCTTCCAACCCCCCTGCGAGATGCTGCAGCCTAGGAAGCTTGTTTGA AGGCAAGCCCACGGGCAAGCTCACCAAAATCGACAACAAAATCGATGCTTACGTCGCCACTCCTCCTGAGGGCAAAGCCCGCAACGGCTATGGAATTCTCTACCTTCCCGATGTCATTGGTATCTGGCAGAACAGCCAGCTGATGGCGGACCTCTTTGCCGAGCAAGGTTACGTCACCGTCGTGCTTGACCTGTTCAACGGCGACCCTGTCAAGCTGAATGATAAGCCGGCGGGCTTCGACATTATGACTTGGTTGAAAGAGGGCACCGATGGAAACAACCCTCATACTGTGCCCTATGTCGACCCCATTGTCGAGGCTGGTATTAAATATATCAAGGGGCTGGGGGTAACGAAGCTCGGAGCCGTTGGCTACTGCTTCGGTGCCAAG TACCTTGTTCGCCACTACAAGAACGGCATCGacgtcggcttcgtcgcACATCCCTCCTTTGTTGAGGAGGACGAGCTCGCTGCCATTGGCGGTCCCTTGTCCATTGCTGCCGCAGAGACGGACAGCATCTTCCCCTCTGACAAACGGCACAAATCCGAGGTGATTCTCAAGGCTACTAAGAAGCCTTATCAGATTAACTTGTTTTCTGGGGTGGAGCACGGCTTTGCCGTTCGTGCCGATTTGAAGGTCAAGGTACAAAGGTTTGCCAGGGAGCAGGCATTCTTGCAGGCAGTGGCTTGGTTTGAAAACTATCTACTGGAGGACCAATAA
- the CIS3 gene encoding Cell wall mannoprotein CIS3, which yields MAASPPAGCSTSHDGKFQVSIYSRGEAKRSVEKRACEGEGTLVMTLKDGVLKDSHDRTGYIASNYQFQFDGPPQANALKSSGFSLCQNGSLALDGTTEFYRCLSGNFYNLYDRHWAEQCSPIDIVATSCDGGNNGGSGGNNGGKPVGTSMVQTTVVNVISDGQPQVHTTVVPIPMCQIGDGQVQVRTTPCASVPQAPTKTAAPPAPPVSQISDGQIQGPPKTAAPPPPVSQISDGQPQAPTHTEVPPPPVSQISDGQPQAPTHTQAPPPPVTQISDGQPQAPTNATTKAPTAVPTAAANKAFPGVAAAVFALFGAVLYL from the exons atggcagccagccCGCCTGCTGGCTGCAGCACTTCTCATGACGGCAAGTTCCAGGTTTCCATCTACTCTCGTGGCGAGGCAAAGCGTAGCGTTGAG AAGCGAGCCTGCGAGGGCGAAGGCACTTTGGTCATGACTCTCAAGGACGGCGTTTTGAAGGATTCCCACGACAGAACCGGTTACATTGCCTCCAACTATCAGTTCCAGTTTGACGGCCCTCCTCAAGCCAACGCCCTCAAATCCTCGGGGTTTTCGCTCTGCCAGAACGGCTCTCTTGCTCTTGACGGTACTACTGAGTTTTACCGATGCCTCTCTGGCAACTTCTACAACCTTTATGACCGCCACTGGGCTGAACAGTGCTCTCCCATCGACATTGTTGCTACATCCTGCGATGGCGGCAACAACGGCGGTAGTGGTGGcaacaacggcggcaagCCTGTTGGCACTAGTATGGTGCAGACTACTGTCGTCAATGTCATCAGTGATGGTCAGCCCCAGGTCCATACCACTGTCGTTCCCATTCCCATGTGCCAGATTGGCGATGGCCAGGTTCAGGTCCGCACAACTCCTTGTGCCTCAGTCCCTCAGGCCCCCACGAAGACCGCGGCTCCCCCTGCACCGCCTGTTAGTCAAATCTCGGATGGACAGATTCAGGGTCCTCCCAAGACAGCCGCACCTCCCCCTCCTGTTAGCCAGATCTCGGACGGCCAGCCTCAAGCTCCCACACATACCGAGGTTCCCCCTCCACCCGTCAGCCAGATCTCAGACGGACAGCCTCAAGCTCCTACGCACACCCaggctcctccaccacccgTTACCCAGATCTCGGATGGACAGCCCCAGGCTCCCACGAACGCTACTACCAAGGCTCCTACTGCCGTCCCTACTGCCGCTGCCAATAAGGCTTTCCCtggcgtcgctgccgccgttttTGCCCTATTCGGTGCCGTTCTTTACCTGTAA